The proteins below come from a single Acidobacteriota bacterium genomic window:
- the nth gene encoding endonuclease III has translation MISDRNKRTLEVIKRLRKAYPDAHCALNHTNPFELLIATILSAQCTDARVNIVTADLFRKYHGPADFLKVPQSELERDIHSTGFFRNKAKNIQAACARIIEVYNEEIPRTMDDLLTLGGVARKTANVVMGNAFGIASGVVVDTHVSRISQLLGLTESRTPEKIEQDLAGLVPKKDWVMFPHWMIYHGRQVCIARRPKCEECVLNDICPSAKTS, from the coding sequence ATGATCTCAGACCGAAATAAGCGGACGCTCGAGGTTATCAAGCGGCTAAGAAAGGCATATCCTGACGCTCACTGTGCCCTGAATCACACAAATCCATTTGAGCTTTTGATCGCGACGATCCTTTCCGCTCAGTGTACGGATGCTCGAGTGAATATCGTTACCGCCGACCTGTTTCGCAAGTATCACGGCCCCGCAGATTTCCTCAAGGTTCCGCAGTCTGAGCTTGAACGCGACATCCATTCAACCGGGTTTTTCCGCAATAAAGCAAAGAACATCCAGGCTGCTTGTGCTCGAATCATCGAGGTTTATAATGAGGAAATACCACGAACAATGGATGATTTGCTGACCCTTGGAGGCGTTGCTCGAAAGACAGCGAACGTCGTTATGGGGAATGCTTTCGGCATCGCGTCTGGTGTGGTTGTCGATACACACGTCTCGCGTATCTCTCAGTTACTCGGCCTGACCGAGAGCAGGACGCCCGAGAAGATCGAACAGGATCTTGCCGGACTCGTTCCGAAAAAAGACTGGGTAATGTTTCCGCATTGGATGATCTATCACGGCCGTCAGGTTTGCATCGCCCGACGCCCTAAATGTGAAGAGTGCGTCCTGAATGACATTTGTCCATCAGCCAAAACTTCATAG
- a CDS encoding OmpA family protein: MKKTFAAKSVFIGLIVTFVSLVGLGQVDVGRKTTAITYPLDDTVTVQFRGTTRFPRMKGEAKVKRTSRSGTTIELSVEKMPRPFELGAGYATYVLWAISPTGQADNLGEIKRSGLFFIDSKVRVTTPLQTFALIITAEPHFMVTRPSQTIMLENLYPVGANGQRIGTSPAITYFGNSSDFFRDPRTPEIAETDYAKTPPAILQAKQAIALAKFAGAERDANVELSEAATLLQNAENAWQAGRDEDTVDIAARKSISASVRAESLAAQRKEAREKRNEETRNSAEIRAAESKYLDAQDQIAELKGELARETRNRELAERDAMNYSSQLKELRDENGRLREDLGRARVETETALAKLAATVQAAENEKKAIQEVADAAKMRAAEAAMMSSLKTFGTVEKTEQGIILTLPESLWAGTRSTAFTPQAEGKLTSLGEILSNYPNYRISIESHTDNTGAAAQIQTVTDKRSYAVAEKFATMGVEEGRIVAKGYGASVPVAPNTTPANKAKNRRIQIMLIPYTR, from the coding sequence ATGAAAAAAACGTTCGCTGCCAAATCCGTATTTATCGGGCTCATCGTAACATTTGTATCTCTAGTCGGTTTAGGCCAGGTCGATGTTGGACGAAAGACCACAGCAATTACATATCCGCTTGATGACACGGTGACGGTTCAGTTTCGGGGTACAACGCGCTTTCCCAGGATGAAGGGCGAGGCTAAGGTTAAGCGAACGTCGCGCAGCGGTACGACCATTGAATTATCCGTCGAAAAAATGCCGCGGCCATTTGAACTCGGCGCGGGCTATGCAACCTATGTTTTGTGGGCTATTTCACCGACCGGACAAGCTGACAATCTTGGCGAGATAAAGCGTAGCGGACTGTTTTTTATTGACTCAAAGGTTAGAGTAACAACGCCGCTGCAGACATTTGCTTTGATCATTACCGCCGAACCTCATTTTATGGTGACGCGGCCCAGCCAGACGATAATGCTCGAGAATTTGTATCCTGTTGGAGCGAACGGGCAGCGAATTGGAACCAGTCCGGCAATTACATATTTTGGGAATTCAAGTGATTTCTTCCGTGATCCGCGAACTCCGGAGATAGCCGAGACTGATTATGCAAAAACGCCGCCGGCGATCCTTCAGGCGAAGCAGGCGATCGCATTGGCTAAGTTTGCCGGTGCTGAACGCGATGCGAATGTTGAACTTTCTGAGGCCGCGACACTACTCCAAAATGCCGAAAACGCGTGGCAGGCGGGCCGAGATGAAGACACGGTAGATATCGCCGCCCGAAAGTCGATATCCGCGTCTGTACGTGCCGAATCATTAGCTGCCCAAAGAAAAGAAGCTCGCGAAAAGCGCAATGAGGAAACACGCAATAGCGCCGAGATAAGGGCTGCTGAGTCGAAATACCTTGATGCTCAAGATCAGATCGCAGAACTAAAGGGGGAACTTGCGCGCGAAACCCGCAACCGGGAATTAGCCGAACGGGATGCGATGAATTACTCGAGCCAATTAAAAGAACTTCGGGATGAGAATGGCAGGTTGCGTGAGGATCTCGGCAGAGCTCGGGTCGAGACCGAGACGGCCCTTGCGAAGCTCGCGGCAACCGTGCAAGCAGCGGAAAATGAAAAGAAAGCGATCCAGGAGGTGGCTGATGCGGCAAAAATGCGCGCAGCTGAGGCCGCTATGATGAGCTCATTGAAGACTTTCGGAACGGTTGAAAAAACCGAACAGGGAATTATCCTAACGCTTCCCGAATCTCTCTGGGCGGGAACTCGTTCAACGGCTTTTACACCTCAGGCGGAGGGTAAACTAACGTCGCTTGGAGAGATCCTTTCGAATTATCCCAACTACAGGATCTCGATCGAGTCTCACACAGATAATACGGGAGCTGCCGCTCAGATCCAGACAGTAACCGACAAACGCTCTTATGCCGTAGCTGAGAAGTTTGCAACAATGGGCGTCGAGGAAGGTCGAATAGTTGCTAAGGGCTACGGCGCGAGCGTGCCGGTCGCTCCGAATACAACACCGGCAAATAAGGCTAAGAATCGTAGAATTCAGATAATGTTGATCCCGTATACGCGTTAG
- a CDS encoding ATP-binding cassette domain-containing protein, which yields MDDLKRLLKYVRPYWLTFVLAFFAMIVGAVFETATGALLVPIFEQFLRNSTESKTLFDLNSLIPRDDWYRAWMMIAVLLISFTVLKGIAEYFSSFLMAKIGQSAVLNLRGELYSHLLEQPAVFFEKHRTNFLVSRLVVSCSAIELAVSSNLRDVIRETVMLVAFIGAAFYYNWRLTLGSLIIAPIIALLTASFSSRLRKLADVSLEGNKELNDTSQETLSNHIIVKAYSAEPREKKRFMDVARIIARANMRSASIAATSPPTIEIIGMVAVVVLLFFGLREIDAQRMDAPQFFTFLLFLLRSYDPMRKISRQHNEITKAFSAARDVWTILDENETLAEISNPKQLGPLKTEIILKNVTFNYRNSKRKILKNIDLEVKTGQMVALVGESGGGKSSLTRLIQRLYDPTEGSITWDGVDLRDSSVASLRKQIALVTQETVLFNDTVRENIAYGRPDSSQTEVEEAARIAYADDFISQLPDGYSTLVGERGVLLSGGQRQRIAIARAVLMNAPVLILDEATSALDTESESLVQKALANLMQNRTSIVIAHRLSTIRKADKIVVMEKGEIIETGMHDQLLDQGGTYKKLYELQFADMEETKED from the coding sequence ATGGACGATCTAAAACGCCTGCTCAAATACGTCAGACCCTATTGGCTAACCTTCGTGCTGGCGTTTTTTGCGATGATCGTTGGCGCGGTATTTGAAACTGCGACCGGTGCTCTTCTCGTGCCGATCTTCGAGCAATTTCTTCGAAATTCAACTGAAAGCAAAACGCTTTTTGACCTAAACAGCCTTATACCCAGGGACGACTGGTACCGTGCATGGATGATGATCGCAGTCCTGTTGATCTCATTTACGGTGCTAAAGGGCATCGCAGAATACTTCTCCTCTTTTCTGATGGCGAAGATCGGCCAGTCGGCCGTGCTGAATCTCCGGGGTGAACTTTATTCCCATCTACTGGAGCAGCCTGCTGTCTTCTTTGAAAAGCACCGGACCAATTTCCTGGTCTCGAGACTCGTGGTCAGTTGCTCCGCAATTGAGTTGGCGGTTTCGTCGAACCTGCGGGACGTGATTCGAGAGACGGTGATGCTAGTGGCGTTTATCGGGGCAGCGTTTTATTACAATTGGCGGCTAACGCTCGGTTCATTGATAATCGCCCCGATCATCGCCCTACTGACAGCGAGCTTTTCAAGTCGACTTAGGAAGCTTGCCGATGTCTCGTTGGAAGGAAATAAGGAACTGAACGACACATCTCAGGAAACTCTGTCGAACCATATTATTGTCAAAGCCTATTCCGCGGAACCACGTGAAAAGAAACGGTTTATGGATGTAGCCCGCATTATCGCTAGGGCTAACATGCGCTCGGCAAGCATCGCTGCGACATCTCCGCCAACCATCGAGATAATTGGCATGGTCGCGGTTGTCGTACTTCTTTTTTTTGGTCTGCGTGAAATTGATGCTCAGCGTATGGACGCTCCGCAATTTTTCACATTCCTGCTGTTTCTGCTTCGCAGCTACGACCCAATGCGAAAGATATCGCGACAACACAATGAGATCACCAAGGCGTTTTCCGCCGCCCGCGATGTCTGGACCATTTTGGATGAGAATGAGACGCTGGCCGAAATATCGAACCCAAAACAACTCGGGCCGCTGAAAACGGAAATAATACTGAAAAACGTTACATTTAACTACCGCAACAGTAAACGCAAAATACTCAAGAACATCGATCTCGAAGTTAAAACCGGCCAAATGGTCGCCCTCGTAGGTGAAAGCGGCGGCGGCAAATCAAGCCTCACTAGGCTAATTCAGAGACTGTACGACCCAACCGAGGGCTCGATAACTTGGGATGGAGTAGATCTAAGGGATTCTAGTGTCGCAAGCCTCAGAAAGCAGATAGCGTTGGTAACACAAGAAACAGTTCTATTTAACGACACTGTTAGAGAAAATATTGCCTACGGACGTCCCGATTCGTCACAGACTGAGGTCGAGGAAGCCGCTCGAATCGCATACGCAGACGATTTTATTTCACAACTTCCCGACGGCTATTCAACTTTGGTTGGTGAACGGGGTGTGTTGCTTTCAGGAGGCCAGCGCCAAAGAATCGCAATAGCTCGTGCAGTTTTGATGAATGCTCCCGTTTTGATCCTAGATGAGGCAACATCTGCCCTTGATACGGAAAGCGAATCGCTGGTTCAAAAGGCCCTTGCCAATCTGATGCAGAACAGAACCTCGATAGTTATTGCCCATCGGCTGTCAACCATCAGAAAAGCGGACAAGATTGTTGTCATGGAAAAAGGCGAGATCATTGAAACTGGTATGCACGACCAGTTGCTAGACCAAGGAGGCACGTACAAGAAGCTTTACGAGCTCCAGTTTGCCGATATGGAAGAAACGAAAGAAGATTAA
- a CDS encoding YicC family protein, whose product MKSMTGFGRAAVSDDNHSITVELKTVNNRFLDINMRLPSELQPLEPTVKKLISGRLARGRVEVNLQYDRNDAVELEINRPLIAGFLAAMQEMQTEFSLSGEPDINVIARLPNVVNTKKQEPTSEFLNAIEQVFTAALDDLESMRSMEGAMLGDELSSRIIEIESRIPAIERESAKVADEYSARLTKRVAELLARTDSQLDIDQGRIAQEVAFLADRADISEEITRLRGHIEHFRSIVMDERDVGKRLDFLTQEFNREANTIASKTNNMIVKENALAIKSEIEKIREQVQNIE is encoded by the coding sequence ATGAAATCAATGACAGGCTTTGGACGCGCTGCAGTGTCCGATGATAATCACTCAATAACAGTCGAGCTAAAGACGGTCAATAACCGCTTTCTCGACATAAATATGCGGCTTCCGTCTGAGCTGCAGCCGCTCGAACCGACAGTTAAGAAGCTCATTAGCGGACGTCTCGCTAGGGGAAGGGTTGAAGTTAACCTCCAGTACGATCGAAACGACGCTGTCGAACTTGAAATAAACCGTCCCCTGATCGCTGGGTTTCTCGCGGCTATGCAGGAAATGCAAACCGAATTCTCACTAAGCGGCGAACCGGATATCAATGTCATCGCCCGTCTGCCGAACGTCGTCAACACGAAAAAGCAGGAACCAACCAGCGAGTTCCTAAATGCTATCGAACAGGTTTTCACCGCGGCACTCGATGACCTTGAATCTATGCGTTCGATGGAGGGAGCGATGCTTGGGGACGAACTCTCCTCAAGGATCATCGAGATCGAATCGAGAATTCCAGCGATCGAACGAGAGTCAGCTAAGGTCGCCGACGAGTATTCCGCACGCCTGACAAAACGGGTGGCCGAGCTTCTCGCACGTACCGATTCGCAGCTCGACATTGATCAGGGCCGCATCGCTCAGGAAGTTGCATTTTTGGCAGATCGAGCAGATATTTCGGAAGAGATCACGCGGCTCAGGGGGCATATCGAGCATTTCCGGTCGATCGTAATGGACGAGCGAGACGTTGGGAAACGCCTGGATTTCCTAACTCAGGAATTCAACCGCGAAGCCAACACGATCGCCTCGAAAACCAACAACATGATCGTAAAAGAAAACGCACTCGCTATAAAAAGTGAAATTGAGAAAATCCGCGAGCAGGTGCAAAATATCGAATGA
- the gmk gene encoding guanylate kinase — protein MKGKLIIISSPSGGGKGTLIKEVRGLLPELGFSVSHTTRPQRFGEEDGREYFFTTREEFDRLIVDGEFLEYAEVHGNMYGTSLLESEKISRSGKDLIVEIDVQGALQILEKRPDQCISIFILPPSFEILQARLTARGTEGQTELTTRLRNAFKEVLQYKKFKYVVVNEDLPVATRQIASIIVAERQERDRQTEAIQAILNSFDASKHLFDGDS, from the coding sequence ATGAAAGGAAAGCTCATCATTATTAGCTCCCCGTCCGGGGGAGGAAAAGGAACGCTGATAAAGGAAGTTCGAGGCTTGTTGCCCGAACTTGGCTTTTCAGTATCGCACACAACTCGCCCGCAGCGATTTGGTGAGGAGGATGGCCGTGAGTATTTCTTTACAACCAGGGAAGAATTTGACCGCCTGATCGTCGACGGAGAATTCCTTGAATACGCCGAGGTTCATGGAAATATGTACGGCACCTCACTGTTGGAAAGCGAAAAGATCTCGCGAAGTGGAAAGGATCTGATCGTTGAGATCGACGTCCAAGGAGCTCTCCAAATACTGGAAAAACGTCCTGATCAGTGTATCAGTATCTTCATTCTTCCACCGTCGTTTGAGATCCTACAGGCTCGATTGACGGCAAGAGGCACCGAGGGGCAAACGGAACTAACCACTCGCCTTAGGAACGCCTTTAAGGAAGTTCTGCAATACAAAAAATTCAAATACGTAGTGGTCAACGAGGATCTCCCGGTCGCCACGCGGCAGATAGCATCGATTATTGTCGCGGAACGGCAGGAACGAGATAGACAAACTGAGGCTATTCAGGCTATCCTTAATAGTTTCGATGCGTCAAAGCATCTATTTGATGGAGATAGCTAA
- the rpoZ gene encoding DNA-directed RNA polymerase subunit omega, with protein sequence MVEEIEETEVEEIIDPPAIDSKYRMIILAAQRSKQLQRGAIPRVDLDMRKTKSTRIAMKELENKKINFEILES encoded by the coding sequence ATGGTCGAAGAAATAGAAGAAACAGAAGTAGAAGAAATAATTGATCCACCGGCGATCGATTCGAAATACCGCATGATCATTCTCGCTGCTCAGCGCAGCAAGCAGCTCCAGCGTGGTGCGATCCCGCGAGTCGATCTCGATATGCGAAAGACAAAATCGACTCGTATTGCGATGAAGGAACTTGAGAACAAGAAAATCAATTTCGAGATCCTTGAAAGCTAA
- a CDS encoding electron transfer flavoprotein-ubiquinone oxidoreductase: MIEREQIPMDVVFVGAGPANLAAALHLKNKIKEHDELVEKGFKKGKAIGELEIAIVEKGSFVGAHILSGAVMDPIAIRELMPDFLAQGCPVDSVVTEDAFWYLGEKKGFNAPLVPPPLKNKGKYIVSLSKVCEWLGEKCEEAGINIFPEFPAAEILYDENDCVIGVRTGDKGIDKEGHQKANFEPGVDLLAKVTVLGEGSRGSLAKQIISRLGLAEDKEPMVYSLGIKELWELPAGNFPEGKVVHTLGFPSDTRTYGGGWIYGLKDNMVSIGYVTGLDYEDPLIDPHAEFQKFKTHPKVAEVLAGGKMIKYGAKTINAGGYFTMPRLYADGALIVGDSGSFLNGQRIKGIHTAMKSGMLAAETIIGAFEHDDFSSKTLKHFEEKVNLSWIYDELHPVRNFHGAFQKGRWSALVNTGLQFMTKGLAWGFMPKEHHVAGHERIEKLNGNAKAGGFGPSDHLKSERYAGVPFDKELTFDKVTDVFYGAVAHDEDQPSHLHVLDTEICATTCAEEYGNPCQRFCPAAVYEMEDNAGTGRKELKVNFSNCVHCKTCDIADPYQIINWVTPEGGGGPNYKGM, translated from the coding sequence ATGATCGAACGCGAACAAATACCGATGGATGTTGTGTTTGTGGGTGCTGGGCCTGCAAATTTGGCGGCTGCGCTGCACTTGAAAAACAAGATCAAGGAACACGACGAACTGGTCGAAAAAGGCTTCAAAAAGGGCAAGGCGATCGGCGAACTCGAGATAGCGATCGTCGAAAAAGGCTCATTCGTCGGGGCACACATTCTGTCGGGAGCCGTCATGGATCCCATCGCGATCCGCGAGCTTATGCCTGATTTTCTGGCACAAGGCTGTCCCGTCGATTCGGTCGTGACGGAAGATGCATTTTGGTATCTAGGTGAAAAGAAAGGCTTTAACGCACCGCTCGTTCCGCCGCCGCTGAAGAACAAGGGCAAATACATCGTTTCGCTCAGTAAGGTTTGCGAATGGCTTGGTGAGAAATGTGAGGAAGCGGGAATCAATATTTTCCCGGAATTCCCTGCGGCTGAGATCCTGTATGACGAGAACGACTGCGTGATCGGCGTACGAACCGGTGACAAGGGAATCGACAAAGAAGGCCATCAAAAGGCTAATTTTGAGCCTGGCGTAGACCTTTTGGCTAAGGTCACCGTGCTCGGTGAAGGCTCACGCGGGTCGCTCGCCAAGCAAATAATTTCGCGCCTCGGACTTGCCGAAGACAAAGAGCCGATGGTCTATTCACTGGGGATAAAGGAGCTTTGGGAACTGCCCGCCGGGAATTTTCCGGAAGGGAAAGTCGTTCATACGCTTGGATTTCCATCCGACACGCGAACCTACGGCGGCGGCTGGATCTACGGCCTCAAAGACAACATGGTCAGCATCGGTTACGTAACCGGGCTCGACTACGAAGACCCGCTCATCGATCCGCACGCCGAGTTTCAAAAGTTCAAAACCCACCCGAAGGTCGCTGAGGTCCTTGCAGGCGGCAAGATGATCAAATATGGTGCGAAAACCATCAACGCCGGCGGCTACTTCACGATGCCGCGGCTTTATGCGGACGGGGCATTGATCGTTGGCGATTCCGGCTCTTTCCTGAATGGCCAGCGGATCAAGGGAATCCACACCGCGATGAAATCAGGAATGCTCGCCGCTGAGACGATCATCGGAGCTTTTGAACACGACGATTTCTCTTCAAAAACACTCAAGCATTTCGAGGAAAAGGTCAATTTAAGCTGGATCTACGACGAACTGCATCCGGTCCGCAACTTCCACGGAGCCTTCCAGAAGGGCCGTTGGTCGGCATTGGTCAACACTGGGCTGCAGTTTATGACCAAAGGCCTCGCCTGGGGTTTTATGCCGAAGGAACACCACGTCGCAGGCCACGAACGGATCGAAAAGCTAAACGGCAACGCAAAGGCCGGTGGATTTGGGCCATCGGATCATTTGAAGTCCGAACGGTATGCGGGCGTTCCATTCGATAAGGAGTTGACGTTCGATAAGGTAACGGATGTATTTTACGGAGCTGTCGCCCACGACGAAGATCAGCCATCGCATCTGCACGTACTAGATACGGAGATATGTGCGACCACGTGTGCCGAGGAATATGGCAACCCGTGTCAGCGATTCTGCCCGGCTGCCGTTTATGAGATGGAAGACAATGCCGGAACGGGACGAAAGGAACTGAAGGTCAATTTTTCAAATTGTGTTCATTGCAAAACTTGCGACATTGCCGATCCTTACCAGATCATCAACTGGGTCACGCCTGAGGGCGGTGGGGGGCCGAACTATAAAGGTATGTAA